In a single window of the Melioribacteraceae bacterium genome:
- a CDS encoding DUF1080 domain-containing protein — translation MKTKHSLLLILILISSLTINAQENWKNLFNGKDLTGWEPINGFAKYYAQDGVLVGEAVIGSPNSFLCTKEKYDDFILEFEATTDSQLNSGVQFRSESKNDYMNGRVHGYQLEIDPTDRAWSGGIYDEARRGWIYTLEENPDGRKAYKNGEWNKVRIEAIGNSIRTWINGIACSDIIDNTTPKGFIGLQVHDIKNDPTKNGIKAKWRNIRIMTDNLEQYKSPSGNIPQYNYIQNSISEYEKTQGWKLLWDGKTTNGWRGAKQATFPEYGWEIKDGVLSVLSSGGAESRNGGDIITTKKYKNFELIVDFKITEGANSGIKYFVDAELNKGDGSAIGCEFQILDDAKHPDAKLGVAGNRTLGALYDLIAPINKRVNGIGQWNRARIIVKDNNVEHWLNGFKVVEYVRSSQMWRALVAYSKYSVWPNFGEFKEGHILLQDHGDQVSFMNIKIKEIN, via the coding sequence ATGAAAACAAAACATAGTTTACTTCTGATATTAATTTTAATCAGTTCATTAACTATAAATGCTCAAGAGAATTGGAAAAACTTATTCAACGGAAAAGATCTTACTGGATGGGAACCAATTAACGGTTTCGCAAAATATTACGCGCAGGATGGAGTTCTGGTTGGTGAAGCCGTAATTGGCTCGCCAAATTCATTTCTGTGTACAAAAGAAAAATATGATGATTTTATTTTGGAGTTCGAAGCAACTACAGATTCTCAGCTAAATAGTGGAGTGCAATTTAGGAGTGAAAGCAAAAATGATTATATGAATGGAAGAGTTCATGGCTATCAATTGGAAATAGATCCGACTGATAGAGCTTGGAGCGGCGGAATTTATGATGAAGCTAGAAGAGGATGGATTTATACACTTGAAGAAAATCCGGATGGAAGAAAAGCATATAAAAATGGTGAGTGGAATAAAGTACGAATTGAAGCGATTGGAAATTCAATTCGAACCTGGATAAATGGAATTGCCTGCTCGGATATAATTGATAACACTACTCCAAAAGGATTTATTGGACTTCAGGTTCATGATATAAAAAATGATCCCACTAAAAATGGTATTAAGGCAAAATGGCGAAATATTAGAATAATGACTGATAATCTAGAACAATATAAATCACCATCGGGAAATATTCCTCAGTATAACTACATTCAGAATTCTATAAGTGAATATGAGAAAACTCAAGGCTGGAAATTGTTGTGGGATGGAAAAACAACAAATGGCTGGCGTGGGGCAAAACAAGCAACATTTCCAGAATATGGATGGGAAATCAAAGATGGAGTTTTAAGTGTGCTCTCATCTGGTGGAGCAGAATCACGTAATGGCGGAGATATCATAACTACAAAAAAATATAAAAATTTCGAGTTGATAGTTGATTTCAAAATTACAGAAGGTGCCAACAGTGGAATTAAATATTTCGTTGATGCCGAATTAAATAAAGGAGATGGCTCCGCTATTGGATGTGAATTTCAAATATTGGATGACGCAAAGCATCCCGATGCCAAACTTGGAGTTGCTGGTAATAGAACTTTAGGAGCTCTTTATGATTTAATAGCCCCGATAAATAAAAGAGTTAATGGAATTGGACAATGGAACCGCGCAAGAATTATTGTAAAAGATAATAATGTTGAACATTGGCTTAATGGATTTAAAGTTGTTGAATATGTTAGGAGTTCACAAATGTGGCGGGCACTGGTGGCCTATAGTAAATACAGCGTTTGGCCAAACTTTGGAGAATTTAAAGAAGGACACATTTTACTACAAGATCATGGAGACCAGGTTTCGTTCATGAATATTAAGATAAAAGAAATTAATTAA
- a CDS encoding Gfo/Idh/MocA family oxidoreductase, giving the protein MGNTRRDFIKKSALAVAGAAVGSIGISAKSYSRIIGANDRVIVGLVGFSDRARQSLVPAFMNYSEKMNFEIKGVSDIWNRRRNESVEFFKKEYEKNVVTYLNNDELYNDKDIDAVIISTADFQHALHAIEAAKNKKDAYVEKPFAETMEDNRLALKAVKESGIICQIGSQRRSGPNYHNALNFIKSGKFGDIKMVEMTWNVNQPGRWRRPDLVSTIKENDTDWKRYIMNRPHESWDPRKYVEYRLFWPYSSGIPGQWMSHQIDTVHWFSGLRFPRSVTANGGIYMWNDGRKNFDAMTAVFDYGSEDDMNNGFQVLYSSRMFNSAGGVKEIYYSNGGELNLDTNKVTATGGLTEQFAKAMKMQPNLLPDIDLSATDIKVETSANTGADVMTSLHMLNWMECIRSRNEPNGPVEAGYDHSVANIMVTAALRTKKFVTFDKVNQEVLADGKIFQY; this is encoded by the coding sequence ATGGGAAATACAAGAAGAGACTTTATTAAAAAATCTGCGCTAGCTGTTGCCGGAGCCGCTGTGGGGTCAATTGGAATTTCTGCTAAAAGTTATTCGAGAATTATTGGAGCAAATGATAGGGTTATAGTTGGTCTGGTAGGTTTTTCAGATCGTGCACGGCAATCCCTCGTTCCTGCTTTCATGAATTATTCAGAAAAAATGAATTTTGAGATAAAAGGTGTTTCTGATATTTGGAATCGAAGAAGAAATGAAAGTGTCGAATTTTTCAAAAAAGAATATGAGAAAAATGTAGTTACATACTTAAATAACGATGAACTGTATAACGATAAAGATATTGATGCTGTGATAATCTCTACTGCAGATTTTCAACATGCTCTTCATGCTATTGAAGCGGCTAAGAATAAAAAAGATGCCTACGTTGAGAAACCATTCGCAGAAACTATGGAAGATAATCGGCTAGCATTAAAAGCTGTAAAGGAATCGGGAATAATTTGTCAAATCGGTTCGCAGAGAAGAAGTGGACCCAATTATCATAACGCATTAAATTTTATTAAGTCGGGAAAATTTGGTGACATAAAAATGGTAGAGATGACCTGGAATGTAAATCAACCGGGAAGATGGCGCCGCCCCGATTTAGTTTCTACTATAAAGGAAAATGATACAGACTGGAAGAGATACATAATGAATCGTCCTCATGAAAGTTGGGATCCAAGAAAGTATGTTGAGTATAGATTGTTCTGGCCCTATTCATCTGGAATACCGGGGCAGTGGATGTCACACCAAATAGATACAGTTCATTGGTTTAGTGGATTAAGATTTCCACGCAGCGTTACAGCCAATGGTGGAATTTATATGTGGAATGATGGAAGAAAAAATTTCGACGCGATGACTGCCGTTTTCGATTATGGTTCCGAAGATGATATGAATAATGGTTTCCAAGTATTGTATTCATCAAGAATGTTTAACTCAGCCGGTGGAGTAAAAGAAATTTATTATTCCAATGGTGGCGAGTTAAATTTAGATACTAATAAAGTTACTGCTACAGGAGGATTGACAGAGCAATTTGCGAAGGCAATGAAAATGCAGCCAAACTTACTACCCGATATTGATTTATCAGCTACAGATATAAAAGTCGAAACTTCTGCTAATACAGGCGCTGATGTTATGACCTCACTACATATGCTCAACTGGATGGAGTGTATTCGTTCCCGCAACGAACCAAATGGTCCCGTTGAAGCTGGTTATGATCATTCGGTCGCAAATATTATGGTAACCGCCGCATTAAGGACAAAAAAGTTTGTAACATTTGATAAGGTGAACCAGGAAGTATTAGCTGACGGAAAAATATTTCAATATTGA
- a CDS encoding FAD:protein FMN transferase: MRGIVDFSFFAMGTRFNAVFPSLDMELEDIIFQKLRDEVYRVELLLSYFNKESDVFKINNRTKNENVDVNVELFSLLEICKRFYDLTGGAFDITMRPLVNFWKQQNSELIDQEMLTEVKKSVGFQKVFLNKDNYTVSFEDFDSELDFGGVGKGYALEKVKDILEEYEIECAFISFGESSILALGKHPNGDYWKVGINNYLSPGQSIHSFEIIDGSVSTSSNFTLCDDGGLKENINIINPKTGYPEKVFKAISVASESPTLSEILSTAFLIMEKEKIKLTLNQYDSASVVEILYNSDKPIVNLFNL, from the coding sequence ATGAGAGGAATCGTAGATTTTAGTTTCTTTGCGATGGGCACCCGATTCAATGCGGTTTTTCCTTCACTCGACATGGAATTAGAGGATATCATATTCCAAAAGTTACGAGATGAAGTCTATCGCGTTGAATTACTTTTGAGTTATTTTAATAAAGAAAGCGATGTTTTTAAAATTAATAATAGAACAAAAAATGAAAATGTCGATGTCAATGTTGAATTGTTTAGTCTTCTTGAAATTTGTAAACGATTTTATGATTTAACCGGCGGGGCATTTGATATAACAATGAGACCTTTGGTTAATTTTTGGAAACAACAAAATTCCGAGCTTATTGATCAAGAAATGTTAACCGAAGTGAAGAAGTCTGTTGGATTCCAGAAAGTATTTCTTAATAAAGATAATTACACAGTATCATTTGAGGATTTTGATAGTGAATTAGACTTTGGCGGAGTTGGGAAAGGATATGCTTTGGAGAAGGTTAAAGATATTTTAGAAGAGTATGAAATTGAATGCGCATTTATCAGCTTCGGTGAGAGTTCAATACTTGCCTTAGGAAAACATCCCAACGGTGATTATTGGAAAGTTGGAATTAATAATTATTTATCGCCGGGTCAATCAATCCATTCGTTCGAAATAATTGATGGTTCAGTTTCAACGTCCAGCAATTTTACATTGTGCGATGATGGAGGATTGAAAGAAAATATCAATATTATCAATCCTAAAACTGGTTATCCGGAAAAAGTATTCAAAGCTATAAGTGTAGCATCAGAATCGCCAACTCTATCCGAGATATTATCTACTGCGTTCTTAATAATGGAAAAAGAAAAAATTAAATTAACTCTAAATCAGTACGATAGCGCTTCAGTTGTTGAAATTCTATATAATTCGGATAAACCAATTGTCAATTTATTTAATTTATAA
- a CDS encoding Gfo/Idh/MocA family oxidoreductase — protein MQNRREFLERISILAGSSLAVTTMPWLKIFADSKSLGKSASDKVRLGIIGVGDRGSALLLNIKSFMNSMNVEIAAVCDDYEPNYLRALNLTEGKSKGFVDYRKMLEMKELDGVVIATPLTEHAKLTIDALDSGLHVFCEKAMARTIEDVKLMYDAHINTNRILQIGLQRMFNPIYLEGIEKIHKGEIGQITHMRAFWHRNNNWRRLVPKDKPELERKINWRLYDDLSAGLLTELASHQIQVANWVKNSEPISVMGTGSINYWKDGREVFDNIACIFSYEDGTQMVYDSVTSNKHYGLEEQIMGDKGTVEFEVNKIYSETPPNPPAILKLINEIEKGVFDTIPIGGASWIPETAGQYKGEYISDNYKMDETKLQLEAFVKYIRENKAPEILTKHGYYSSLWSLLAEQAIKTGNRVTLPNGYRI, from the coding sequence ATGCAAAACAGACGAGAATTTTTGGAACGGATTTCTATTCTAGCTGGTTCATCATTAGCTGTAACAACAATGCCCTGGTTAAAAATTTTTGCTGATTCCAAATCCTTAGGGAAATCAGCCTCCGATAAAGTAAGGTTGGGAATTATTGGAGTTGGTGATAGAGGAAGCGCACTACTTCTTAATATCAAATCTTTCATGAATTCAATGAATGTTGAGATTGCGGCTGTTTGTGATGATTATGAACCAAATTATTTGAGGGCATTGAATCTCACTGAAGGAAAATCGAAGGGATTTGTTGATTACCGCAAGATGCTAGAAATGAAGGAATTGGATGGAGTTGTTATTGCAACTCCTCTAACCGAACATGCTAAGTTGACCATCGATGCGTTGGATAGTGGTTTGCACGTGTTTTGCGAAAAAGCTATGGCCAGAACTATCGAAGATGTAAAACTGATGTATGATGCGCATATAAATACCAATCGCATTTTGCAAATTGGACTACAGAGAATGTTCAATCCTATTTATTTGGAAGGAATTGAGAAAATACATAAAGGGGAAATTGGGCAAATAACACACATGCGAGCTTTCTGGCATCGAAATAATAATTGGAGGCGGTTAGTTCCAAAAGATAAACCTGAGCTTGAGCGTAAAATTAATTGGCGGTTGTATGATGATCTTTCAGCCGGACTTTTAACGGAACTGGCCTCACATCAAATTCAGGTTGCAAATTGGGTTAAAAATTCTGAACCAATTTCGGTTATGGGTACAGGATCAATTAATTACTGGAAAGATGGCCGGGAAGTATTTGATAATATTGCTTGCATTTTTAGTTATGAAGATGGAACTCAAATGGTTTACGATTCTGTGACAAGTAATAAACATTATGGATTAGAAGAGCAAATTATGGGGGATAAAGGTACTGTCGAATTTGAAGTCAATAAAATTTATTCGGAAACCCCGCCTAACCCTCCCGCAATTCTCAAATTGATAAATGAGATTGAGAAGGGGGTGTTCGATACAATTCCAATTGGTGGAGCAAGCTGGATACCGGAAACAGCGGGTCAATATAAAGGAGAGTATATTTCTGACAACTATAAAATGGATGAAACTAAGCTACAACTCGAGGCCTTCGTCAAGTACATTAGAGAGAATAAAGCACCAGAGATTTTAACAAAGCATGGTTATTATTCTTCACTGTGGAGTCTCCTAGCCGAGCAGGCTATTAAAACTGGAAATCGCGTAACCCTACCAAATGGATATAGAATATGA
- a CDS encoding mandelate racemase/muconate lactonizing enzyme family protein, with protein sequence MDRRKFIRNSAIAGIISTVPNIVLGIQSKSKKKIQIDDSVYQNVFDKSFLKDPVIIDSIKLIKNGKVFIVVVRSKDGAEGYAVSHPKFMEALWPVFNLYVKPPFIGKDARDIENLLNDVYLFDSNYKKQGLLFWVPVACLEFAILDLLGKVANRSVGDFFGGIYRTEIDVYRASEKRGNKPEDEISYLKRITEPIGAKALKFRLGARMRFDEQSTKRDVELIPLVRKTFGDDFTIYADANGSYDIPMSIKIGRMMEEHKYGFFEEPCPFDYYEETKEIADNLDIKIAGGEEESSLRMFKWMIEHDVVQTVQPDLLYFGGLIRSVKVARMAQAAGINCTPHMSGNGLGYLYVLHFASFIHNCGAHQEFKGGDDKVPFVCPTSTLKAVNGKMTVPTGPGLGIEIDPDFLKQSVEVTN encoded by the coding sequence ATGGATAGAAGAAAATTTATACGAAACTCGGCGATAGCGGGGATAATTTCTACGGTTCCAAATATTGTATTGGGAATTCAAAGTAAAAGTAAAAAGAAAATTCAAATTGATGATAGTGTTTATCAAAATGTTTTTGATAAATCTTTTTTAAAAGATCCGGTTATTATCGATTCAATAAAGTTAATCAAGAATGGAAAAGTATTTATTGTTGTTGTGCGGTCGAAAGATGGAGCAGAAGGATATGCTGTTTCACATCCCAAATTTATGGAAGCGCTCTGGCCAGTTTTTAATTTATATGTAAAACCTCCATTTATTGGCAAAGATGCTCGAGATATTGAAAACTTGTTAAATGATGTTTATCTGTTTGATAGTAATTATAAAAAACAAGGTTTACTGTTTTGGGTTCCAGTTGCATGTTTAGAATTCGCGATTCTTGATCTGCTCGGGAAAGTTGCCAATCGATCTGTGGGAGATTTTTTTGGGGGAATATATAGAACTGAGATAGATGTTTATCGGGCCAGCGAAAAGAGAGGGAATAAACCGGAAGATGAAATATCATATTTGAAAAGAATCACAGAACCAATTGGTGCCAAAGCTTTAAAATTCAGGCTTGGAGCAAGAATGCGATTTGATGAACAATCTACAAAGAGAGATGTTGAATTAATTCCACTTGTTAGAAAAACATTCGGAGATGATTTTACAATTTATGCCGATGCTAATGGATCATACGATATTCCTATGTCAATAAAAATAGGAAGAATGATGGAGGAACATAAATATGGTTTTTTTGAAGAACCATGTCCATTCGATTATTATGAGGAGACAAAAGAAATTGCCGATAATCTGGATATTAAGATTGCAGGTGGAGAGGAAGAATCGAGTTTACGAATGTTTAAATGGATGATTGAGCATGATGTTGTTCAAACGGTGCAACCGGATCTGCTATACTTTGGAGGTTTGATCAGATCAGTTAAAGTTGCTCGAATGGCACAAGCTGCGGGAATTAATTGCACACCTCATATGTCGGGCAATGGCTTGGGATATTTGTATGTACTCCACTTTGCGTCATTCATTCATAATTGCGGGGCGCATCAAGAATTTAAGGGGGGTGATGATAAAGTCCCATTCGTTTGTCCAACTTCAACTCTCAAAGCTGTAAATGGAAAAATGACCGTTCCCACCGGACCAGGATTGGGGATTGAGATTGACCCCGATTTTTTAAAGCAGTCTGTAGAAGTGACCAACTAA
- a CDS encoding SLC13/DASS family transporter, with the protein MKNRALSQTLGLFLGLFLFVIVLIFFNPDPSNPALGRVAAIVVLMAVWWISEALPLAVTSFIPMVLFPLWGIQSSETTASAYMNSVIFLYIGGCFIAVAMEKWNLHKRISLLIIDKIGTDPQKLILGFMTATTLLSMWISNTATAVMMLPIGIALIKKIEEEFEEAAARKITIALLLGIAYGASIGGIGTLIGSPTNLVFIKQYSSGFPNAAPFTFSQWIVFGVPISLMMLLLSWFFLVKVFIKVGKSTQFNSDIIKSELKALGKVTYQEKIVIIVGSMTALLWIFRKDINIGIFSIPGWSTISSYLGNVDDSTVAVLAAIVLFAIPSKAENSSHILDARAIKNLPWDAILLFGGGFAIADGFTSSGLTKYFANQFVAMGSFNIIISIILVTLFVSFVTELVSNIATVQMFLPVISAYAISQGIHPLVLMLPATLISGMAFLMPIGTPPNAVIFGSGRIKVADMIKYGWIVKLVSIIVVVLFVVIFFEIFDVNIMFPLN; encoded by the coding sequence TTGAAAAACCGCGCACTTAGTCAAACTCTTGGTCTATTTTTAGGATTGTTCCTCTTTGTTATTGTATTGATTTTTTTTAATCCCGATCCTTCAAATCCAGCATTAGGCAGAGTAGCCGCTATAGTAGTTTTAATGGCAGTGTGGTGGATTTCAGAAGCTTTGCCGTTGGCTGTAACTTCATTTATTCCAATGGTACTTTTTCCATTATGGGGAATTCAGTCCTCCGAAACAACCGCAAGCGCATATATGAACTCGGTCATATTCTTGTATATTGGTGGGTGCTTTATTGCTGTTGCAATGGAAAAATGGAATCTGCATAAAAGAATTTCATTACTAATCATTGATAAAATAGGTACTGACCCGCAGAAACTGATTCTTGGTTTCATGACAGCCACTACATTACTCTCGATGTGGATATCAAATACAGCTACTGCTGTAATGATGCTGCCAATAGGTATTGCGCTAATAAAAAAAATTGAAGAAGAATTTGAAGAAGCTGCTGCCCGAAAAATTACAATTGCGCTTCTATTGGGAATCGCATATGGAGCTTCGATCGGGGGAATTGGAACCTTAATTGGCTCTCCTACAAATCTAGTTTTCATTAAACAATATTCTTCTGGATTTCCAAATGCAGCCCCCTTTACTTTTAGTCAGTGGATTGTATTTGGTGTTCCAATTTCATTGATGATGCTATTACTGTCATGGTTCTTTCTCGTTAAAGTTTTTATTAAAGTGGGAAAATCAACTCAATTTAATTCAGACATAATTAAATCTGAGCTCAAAGCATTAGGCAAGGTTACTTATCAGGAAAAAATTGTAATTATTGTAGGCAGCATGACAGCATTGCTTTGGATATTTAGAAAAGATATCAACATTGGGATTTTCTCAATTCCAGGTTGGAGTACTATTTCAAGTTACTTAGGCAACGTTGATGATTCAACAGTTGCAGTATTGGCGGCGATAGTTTTGTTTGCAATTCCCTCTAAAGCCGAGAACAGCTCTCACATCCTTGATGCAAGAGCAATTAAAAATTTACCATGGGACGCGATATTATTATTCGGCGGTGGATTCGCTATTGCCGATGGATTCACCAGCAGCGGATTAACGAAATATTTTGCCAATCAGTTCGTAGCGATGGGGAGTTTTAATATCATCATTTCGATCATACTTGTTACTCTTTTTGTATCTTTTGTTACAGAGCTGGTATCAAATATCGCAACTGTTCAAATGTTTCTTCCCGTTATTTCTGCCTATGCAATTTCGCAAGGTATTCACCCGCTTGTATTAATGCTCCCGGCAACACTAATAAGTGGTATGGCATTTTTAATGCCAATTGGAACACCGCCGAACGCAGTAATATTTGGCAGTGGAAGAATTAAAGTTGCGGATATGATAAAATATGGATGGATTGTCAAATTAGTTTCAATAATTGTTGTGGTTCTCTTTGTTGTAATATTCTTTGAAATATTTGATGTCAATATCATGTTCCCCTTGAATTAA
- a CDS encoding mandelate racemase/muconate lactonizing enzyme family protein: MERKDFFKKISLGSIAAIAFPGSILAGNSIEEQRTQPSGTTITALETFVFKNATFVKITSSEGISGWGEADHDYPKLTSAVIEEICKPILIGQDPFNSEYLWHQMYFKGEDAGNTGLLPGAIAGVDNALWDLKGKLLNLPVYKLSGGFYKDKVRVYGSFGRGDNPKTRKGPEKMAATAMEFISQGYKTIKARMQIRQLNVDPDFDDTFEVIKAIRKAVGDEIEIFVDYNNGYTPAKAIALTKKLIEHFNISAIEEPVSYHDYLGLRDVVEAIDIPVLAGEHEFNRFQMRDLMTIGKADFINADVIKGGGFSECRKVAYMAHAFNKFIMTHNTRPTLATAMSLQLVSSIPNAARVQEYAGARPEMGLSNLFENQLEFNSGFLTTPTIPGLGLIVNESEMYKNKLNK; the protein is encoded by the coding sequence GTGGAACGTAAGGATTTTTTTAAAAAAATATCATTAGGTTCTATTGCTGCGATTGCATTTCCTGGATCAATACTGGCAGGAAATTCGATTGAAGAACAACGTACTCAGCCCTCTGGAACAACTATTACAGCATTAGAAACATTTGTTTTTAAAAACGCTACATTTGTTAAAATTACGAGTAGCGAAGGAATCAGCGGATGGGGTGAAGCTGATCATGATTACCCCAAACTGACTTCCGCCGTTATTGAAGAGATATGTAAACCAATACTAATTGGTCAAGACCCATTCAATTCTGAGTACTTATGGCATCAAATGTATTTTAAAGGAGAAGATGCAGGTAATACCGGGCTTCTTCCCGGAGCGATTGCCGGTGTTGATAACGCTCTCTGGGATTTGAAAGGAAAATTATTAAACTTACCTGTTTATAAATTATCGGGAGGATTTTATAAAGATAAAGTTAGAGTGTACGGTAGCTTTGGAAGGGGAGATAATCCTAAAACTAGAAAGGGTCCTGAGAAGATGGCTGCCACTGCAATGGAATTCATATCTCAAGGATACAAGACAATCAAAGCCAGAATGCAGATCCGTCAATTAAATGTGGACCCCGACTTTGATGACACGTTTGAAGTAATCAAAGCCATAAGAAAAGCCGTTGGAGATGAAATTGAAATATTTGTTGATTACAATAATGGATACACACCCGCAAAAGCAATTGCACTCACAAAAAAGTTGATTGAACATTTTAATATTTCTGCTATCGAGGAACCGGTTTCTTATCATGATTATTTGGGATTGAGAGATGTTGTGGAAGCAATTGATATTCCGGTATTGGCCGGTGAGCATGAGTTTAATCGGTTTCAAATGAGAGACTTGATGACGATAGGCAAGGCTGATTTTATAAATGCCGATGTTATTAAAGGAGGAGGTTTTTCAGAATGCAGAAAAGTAGCTTATATGGCGCACGCCTTTAATAAATTTATTATGACACACAATACTAGACCTACACTTGCAACCGCTATGAGCTTACAACTTGTTTCTTCAATCCCAAATGCGGCTAGAGTTCAGGAATACGCGGGTGCGCGTCCCGAGATGGGATTATCAAATTTATTTGAAAACCAGCTGGAGTTTAATAGTGGATTTCTTACAACACCAACAATTCCAGGCTTAGGCTTAATTGTAAATGAAAGTGAAATGTACAAGAACAAACTCAACAAATAG
- a CDS encoding DUF1080 domain-containing protein yields MKRKIFEFRRLLVTAAFITFLFGSTSVSEGQQKDTAWQKLFNGINLDGWSTFLGSHHKEKPYLINEDPNNVFQIIDGNLHLYKNHDEDSVVQEGYLFTNEEYANYRLRLEYKWGDKKFAQRKNKNKNSGLLFHVQQPFEFWPTSTECQIMEGSSGDIYAQNYAWFTTTVDSFVIDPQSKKSFPRYSESGSQLDYGGKQTSMRLMNLKRLDNSEGWNKVEIVVKNNSAEFYINNKLSAKLWNIRFIAPENPELEKSLTKGRVCLQAEATEIIFRNIEIKMEE; encoded by the coding sequence ATGAAAAGAAAAATATTTGAATTTAGAAGATTACTAGTTACAGCAGCATTTATAACTTTTCTTTTTGGAAGCACCTCAGTTTCAGAAGGGCAACAAAAAGACACTGCTTGGCAAAAGTTATTTAATGGAATAAACCTGGATGGATGGAGTACATTTCTTGGATCACATCATAAAGAAAAACCATATTTAATAAATGAAGACCCAAACAATGTATTTCAAATCATAGATGGAAATCTGCATCTATATAAAAATCATGACGAGGATTCGGTAGTTCAAGAGGGTTATTTATTTACTAATGAGGAGTATGCAAATTATCGGCTCAGACTTGAATACAAATGGGGTGATAAAAAGTTTGCCCAAAGAAAAAATAAAAATAAAAACTCAGGTTTACTTTTTCATGTTCAGCAGCCATTCGAGTTTTGGCCTACAAGTACAGAATGCCAAATTATGGAAGGAAGCTCGGGTGACATATACGCACAAAATTATGCATGGTTTACTACCACGGTAGATTCATTTGTGATTGATCCCCAATCTAAAAAATCATTTCCCCGTTATTCGGAGAGTGGAAGCCAGCTAGATTATGGGGGAAAGCAAACGAGTATGCGATTAATGAATCTGAAACGGCTTGATAATTCTGAAGGCTGGAATAAAGTTGAAATAGTAGTTAAAAATAACAGCGCCGAATTTTATATTAATAATAAACTCTCCGCTAAACTTTGGAATATTCGATTTATAGCACCGGAGAATCCTGAACTGGAAAAATCTTTAACAAAAGGTAGAGTTTGTCTACAAGCCGAAGCTACAGAGATTATTTTCAGAAATATTGAAATTAAAATGGAAGAATAA
- a CDS encoding N-acetylmuramoyl-L-alanine amidase: MKKNEKIIGISFVLLAGINFLIGCSSASQFSYKEFESNIISAAQWGGTPAVDSPQKKHTISYITLHHQGESFPEGRDPVKYLQALQTWSRAEKKWIDIPYHYIIDLKGKVFEGRDIIYAGDTNTEYNPVGHALIEVVGNFEEVEPNQYQLEAVINTMTWLAIKYNVPIDSIRAHKDYSSITDCPGKNLYRYIENGYFKEKVKSNLSK, translated from the coding sequence GTGAAAAAAAATGAAAAAATTATAGGCATCTCATTTGTTTTATTAGCGGGAATAAATTTTCTTATTGGATGTTCGTCGGCTAGTCAATTTTCTTATAAAGAATTTGAGAGTAATATTATTTCTGCCGCACAATGGGGTGGAACTCCTGCTGTTGATTCGCCTCAGAAGAAACATACAATCTCATATATTACACTCCATCATCAAGGTGAATCATTTCCAGAAGGCAGAGATCCGGTAAAGTATTTACAAGCATTGCAGACCTGGTCACGTGCCGAAAAAAAATGGATTGATATACCTTACCATTATATAATTGATTTAAAAGGAAAAGTATTCGAGGGTAGAGATATAATTTATGCGGGAGATACAAACACTGAATATAACCCGGTGGGTCATGCGTTGATTGAAGTGGTTGGTAATTTTGAAGAAGTGGAGCCAAACCAATATCAGCTTGAGGCAGTTATAAACACAATGACCTGGCTGGCAATAAAATATAATGTTCCAATCGATTCAATACGCGCTCATAAAGATTATTCATCTATCACCGATTGTCCCGGTAAAAACTTGTACCGTTATATCGAGAATGGATATTTCAAAGAAAAAGTAAAAAGTAACTTGAGCAAATAG